The following are encoded together in the Zingiber officinale cultivar Zhangliang chromosome 8A, Zo_v1.1, whole genome shotgun sequence genome:
- the LOC122008638 gene encoding uncharacterized protein LOC122008638: protein MASSYKRSSGPVLPLRRSISPVGGFASSSTSLSARTTSPFVHHRSASPTHVRLAGAGSSVSPSIRFALNRSASPGRSLASSENRSAPAPAPAPARRTCLCSPSTHPGSFRCHLHKGLNGGGGSAATASQSNRLNARRSAMANSLVRIGTVEGDWVKRALAALIRPSSHQQRRRAAFQLRPSRLSRMSNAADP from the coding sequence ATGGCGTCATCGTACAAGAGATCAAGCGGGCCGGTGCTCCCTCTGCGGCGATCGATCTCGCCAGTGGGCGGCTTTGCCTCCTCGTCGACTAGCCTCTCCGCTCGGACTACTTCTCCCTTCGTACATCACCGATCTGCCTCCCCCACGCACGTCCGCCTCGCCGGCGCCGGATCTTCGGTTTCCCCTTCCATCCGCTTCGCCCTCAACCGATCCGCCTCCCCAGGGCGCTCCCTCGCCTCCTCTGAAAACCGATCCGCTCCTGCTCCCGCCCCGGCCCCGGCACGCCGCACTTGCCTCTGTTCGCCCTCCACCCACCCCGGATCCTTCCGCTGCCACCTCCACAAGGGCCTCAACGGAGGGGGCGGATCCGCCGCCACAGCCTCGCAGTCGAACAGGCTCAACGCGCGGCGGTCTGCGATGGCGAACTCGCTGGTCCGGATCGGGACGGTGGAGGGCGACTGGGTGAAGCGCGCGCTTGCTGCGCTCATCCGTCCCTCCTCTCACCAGCAGCGGCGGCGGGCCGCCTTCCAACTCCGCCCTAGCCGCCTCTCCCGGATGTCCAACGCAGCAGATCCCTAA